The following is a genomic window from candidate division WOR-3 bacterium.
CACCCTCCGGCAACTTCACCACACCCGTCACATCCGTCGTCCTCATATAAAACTGCGGCCGATACCCATTGAAAAACGGCGTATGCCGACCACCCTCCTCCTTCTTCAACACATAAACCTCAGCCTTAAACCGCCGATGCGGATTGATCGTCCCAGGCTTCGCCACCACCATCCCACGATAAACCTCATCCTTACCTACACCCCGCAACAATATCCCAATATTATCCCCAGCCTCCGC
Proteins encoded in this region:
- the tuf gene encoding elongation factor Tu (EF-Tu; promotes GTP-dependent binding of aminoacyl-tRNA to the A-site of ribosomes during protein biosynthesis; when the tRNA anticodon matches the mRNA codon, GTP hydrolysis results; the inactive EF-Tu-GDP leaves the ribosome and release of GDP is promoted by elongation factor Ts; many prokaryotes have two copies of the gene encoding EF-Tu), whose product is AEAGDNIGILLRGVGKDEVYRGMVVAKPGTINPHRRFKAEVYVLKKEEGGRHTPFFNGYRPQFYMRTTDVTGVVKLPEGVEMVMPGDNANLEVELIAPVAIEQGLRFAIREGGRTVGAGVVTQILE